A genomic region of Arachis stenosperma cultivar V10309 chromosome 9, arast.V10309.gnm1.PFL2, whole genome shotgun sequence contains the following coding sequences:
- the LOC130949180 gene encoding pre-rRNA-processing protein TSR2-like, with the protein MEAAKRLQGNSLSLFSEGIGFVLLRWSALRDAVENQWGGPDSRLKADNLATDILSWFTQSREPLDTDDLEDKLYDGMTSLNVVVEAGSIKEVAKNLMVMHEECLEGNFVTIERYRQAIVNQAAHPRAVPQVNDSIIFLNEMMMRMRKMMMSKVVKMVKAVLGKLLRIDDEPLKKDAGEAEDGWVVVSKKKNKVRKN; encoded by the exons atggaGGCTGCGAAACGGTTACAAGGAAACTCATTATCACTTTTCAGCGAAGGCATTGGCTTTGTTTTGTTGCGTTGGTCCGCTCTTCGTGATGCTGTCGAGAACCAGTGGGGTGGCCCTGACTCCCGCCTCAAGGCCGATAACCTCGCCACCGATATCCTCTCCTGGTTCACTCAATCCAGAG AGCCGCTTGATACTGATGACTTGGAGGACAAACTCTATGATGGCATGACTTCGCTCAATGTAGTGGTTGAGGCTGGCAGCATTAAAGAG GTAGCTAAAAATCTAATGGTTATGCATGAGGAATGCTTAGAAGGAAACTTTGTGACCATTGAGCGTTATAGGCAGGCCATTGTTAACCAAGCTGCGCATCCTCGTGCAGTGCCACAGGTAAATGATAGCATAATATTTTTGAATGA gatgatgatgaggatgagGAAGATGATGATGTCCAAGGTGGTCAAAATGGTGAAAGCAGTGCTAGGCAAGCTACTGCGGATTGATGATGAGCCTCTCAAAAAGGATGCAGGTGAAGCAGAGGATGGATGGGTTGTagtttcaaagaaaaaaaacaaggTTAGAAAAAATTAG